The window GTCAGAGCGCAACAGTAGCAGCTCgatcgcctcgcctcgcctcgtccatggaggacgacgacgacgacttcacgttccccgcgccggcggcgacggcgacggcgacggcggtggcggcggcggcgacgtcgtcgcTGGCACCGAGCAGCCAGGGCGGCCTCCTCTGGCCATTCTCATCCACGATGGCTacggcggacgacgacgacgcggcgtcgGGCGgccaggcggtggcggcgacggcgccggtaGCAGCAGCACGGcgcgtcgacgaggaggaggaggaggagcggatgGACCAGCTGTGGGAGCGCGACCGcgacgcgcgcgccggcgacgaggagaggaTGGACCTGCTGTGGGAGGACTTCAACGACGAGCTCCTGCTtcagctccggcgccgccagcagcagcgcgcggcggccgggacgccgccgtcaccgtcaccgtcacccgcggcggcggccgacgacgacgacgacgaggagacgccgtcgtcgtccccaccgggaggaggaggagggctgtACGGGTGCGCGCCGACGATGCTGAGGGCGTCGTCGCGGGCGGGCGCCGTGGGCCAGTTCTACGgcggccgccgtggcggcggcggcgggagcagggCGACGACGGGGTGGGAGCTGCTGCTGAGGCTCTTCCGGAAGCTGTTCGCCGTCgacaagtcgtcgccgtcgccggcgccgccgtgccgccaccaccatcgccgccacgGGAGCATCTACGTGCCATGATTAGCGCTAGCTTACTCTTAATTACTATTCTCTCGCCGCACATACATTCGCGgcaaagtaattaattaacctactGTGTGTAATTAAAAGCATCTTCTGGAGCTCAgctcagtgttttttttttccttttcaaaattaAATGCACACCATGTATGCATAATCGATCGTACAGTCAACATTAGGATTTAAATTCAGTTATAAATGTTGAGGAGTTcttggttttgttttttctgGGTAAGAGGAAAATTATTGCTTTTGTTTCCCCATTTGTAAGTTGCACGCTAGCAGTatgtacatgtttgtttacaTCCTTCAAGTGGCATTTTCCACATACCAGATCACATATCTAAAGACTAGGAATATAAAATCGAATTAActgaagagaaagaaaaaaataataataaaaggcAAGACCTTAGTACCTTACCACTAACAAAAGTTACTAATGTTAAAAAtctggatatatatatgtaacaGTGCGACAGTGCAACAGTGTACTCGCAGTCGATTAATAAAGCGGACCATTTGGTCATTAAATTAGGTGGCAGATAGCTCAACCAGACAATGCAATTAGTTATTATTACTATCATTCACATTGATATGGAAATTTGGAAAGTGAGAAGTAGTGGAGATAGAAAGGGAGAGCAGCTTGCAAGTGCAagttctcccaaaaaaaaaaaaaaagcttgcaaGTGCAAAGCCTTGCTGCTCTGCTGCTAGTGCTGAGCTCGCATGCAGAGATGCACTGTCCAAAAGGCAGCAGatcagcagagagagagaggagagaaaaaggagagggACAGCCAACGACCAACCTGATTGCAACAGCGGAGCCGCGCGTACGGCTTTGATtctctcatctcatctctctcacGGCTTTGCAAATTGCAGTGCAGCATCGATCGCCACCAACCTTGTGGACAATCATCATCCATGGGACCTCACATTATGTTAGGATGATAGCTTTtgacaacacacacacacacacaaaaaaaaaaagaagaaaggaacaaAGTTTACATGCTTAATTACTTTGTTAGGACAGGATGGCTGTAACGAGAGAGCTTATCTAACGCCAACCACTCTGGAGCAGCAGAGATTCAGAAAGGCAGGGACATTTGAtgctgtccttttttttttttggttcagtTTGGTAAGATTATTCGGTTCAGAAACACAGGGATTTTAGTTACTCGTTTGGCAAGCTAAAATGGGGATTATTCGATGTAGTGTAATGATGTTACAATAACAGATTTCAgcggtgcaaaaaaaaaaaaggggggggacATGTATGTATGAAACCATTGGTAATGCTACATGTACTTGGAAACCTGGAACTCGAATACAAGATTAAATTCAGTACTGAGCTATGTCCTCAAGCTGTCAGCTGCACTGCACCTCCTAACCTGAAGCTCCCCACTCCCCCTACAAAAAATAATacaaagatgattttagatTGCAATTCATCCTGAATAAATCAGTGTTTTGCAAAATGCAGCTCTCTTTTggtaaagaaacaaaaaaaaaaaacttggagtCGCTGAATCACTGACCAAGTGGCCATCACAGTTCATCCTTGACAGATTCAGTCGTGGTTGCTTCCCCAGGCCTGGAGCCCTTGTTCTTGGTGATGAAATCGATGATCTCCTCGGCTGTCCTCCCGTCGTAGGGCAGGAGGTTCCCCCCAGACGAGTAGAAGTACATGCTTGGGTACCCCTCCACCGCGAAATCTGACGGTACATCGTTGGCAGTACCATCCTGCAATTCAGGGCAAACGAATTGGTCAAGAGGTGAACGGTGAGAAACGCGCGTGTTCTGATAATAATCTGGTTTGTTGAATTTGAggcaaaaaaaatgtcaaaCTTGAGTCTTTTTTTTCCCCAGGCATGACATGTGAATTTGATGGTtgctttttttctaaaaaaaataaaatgaatcagtctgattgttttgttttgtttttttaagaaataaataGATCAGATGGTTTATGGATGCATGCTATGAAGGCATTTTTCAATCATATCTTTGACAAGGCCAGCATGGACCAAGCAATGGAGAGAGCTCATAGGTAGGGTAGATTACCATCTTTGCTATGACgacgtcttcatcatctttcaATGAAACTGCAACCTCTTCCAAGATCGGGGCCAGCTTCTGACAATGTCCACACCATGGAGCATAGAACTCGAGCAGAACTGCAAAaggaatttgaaaaaaaaaaaacagagaccGAACTTATGTTTTGACAGCTTGAGCAAACAAATTAACAAAATGGTTAAGATGTTGACGACGAAGCAGGCATCAGGCATGCAGGGCATAACTTAAACAAATATCTACCTCCTCCACTTTAATATAAGGTGTTTTGATTTTATCCAAGTCAAAGTTTGACCAGGTTTAAGAAAAACGTAACATCATTTTCagcactaaaaaaatatattacaaaaatatattcaacgctagatttaatgaaattaatgtGGTGTTATAAATGTTGCTACATTTTCTATGTACTCGgttaaacttgaaaaaaaattgcttgTAACAAAAACCAAAACATCTTGCATTCTGTAACAGGTCGAGTGGTAATTAATACAAGTTCTTCAAGCAAGTAGCCAAGAACATACCGTTTTTGCCGGAGTTGAAAACCACCTCTCGAAGATTGTCAGCAACAACGGTCTTAACAGGCTGATCGTTAACCTCCGGAATGGGTTCTGATTTAACATGGGGTGCCAATGTTCCTTCCTGCATAAAGAAAATCAAGGCAAACTGACTAAGCACGTAGCGAAACTTTCTCCggtttttaatgtatgacgtaaTTAACCTTTtatcaatgtttgaccattcgttttatttaaatttttttatgcaaatatgaaaacatttaaatcatgcataaagaacatttgatgataaatcaagtcataataaaaataaataataattacataaattttttgaataagacgatggtcaaacttatcccaaaaatttAACAGCAtcagaaattaaaaaaagaggTAGTACTAATAATAAGTAACCTTCATAGTCCCTAGTATAAAATAGTGAGACTAAATATCACGCAAGCGACTTAAAGAACCCACAGAATATATATCAGGGAATTAGTAAACGAGGAAGAGGATAATAGCGTCAGTTCAGAAATTGGCTTACTGTAAATTCCTTCAGGTAGGGCAAGATCTGATCAGGCTCCACAGTTGGTTTGATATACTTCGACTTCGATGCTAGTATGAAAACGAGGGGCACTTCACTCTCTTTAAGCCCAAAATACTGGAACATTGTGCATTCAAAAATGGTCAGACAGCAGGCATTTTCAACTCTTGGACATTGTTTTTATACGAAATGTTGGGGCAAAGCAATGTACTAATAAAGATTGTTATGGAAAAAAGAAGGCAAAAGATTACCTGGAAAGCACCCTGAGAGGCAGTGACATCACCAATCAGAAAGCTTATGTTGTTTGCGCTGTATTGATTTGCAGCTTCATGGAACTGAGTTCTGAATTCCTCTGCTCTGTCATCACTGAAGCTCAGGAAAAGCATCGCCTGCACGCTCAAAATCAGGTTCAGAAAGAACAGATGATCAGACCAAGTGAGACAAGAGTTGCATTCTCAATTATGGATTCCAGCAGCACATTGAAATAAAACATGAGAGACAGTGAAAATCGTGTGCACATGATAAGAGGCAATCATGGCCTAAACAACAAGCTAAACAGTCCAGTGTAGGCAAACAGAGTGAGAAGTCAACCAATTGTCTGTCCTTACTTTGGTGCCGGCATTGTCGAAGTATTTCAGAAGGTATTTCTGGTTTGCCGGACTAGTGTCAAAGGTAACCACTGTAGGGAAACCAGAAGACTCGATAAACTTCTCCAACGCATCTCTATCAAAAtcctgaaaaataaaaacaagaagCAATCCAAATTTCTGTCCATTTCTTATCCAAAATGTGAGCTACTACTAGCTAATCCCTTGGAGGATATTCATATCCCCTCGTGTATATTTTTGTTCCAAATTTATTGTAAATAGctgtaaatttttttgaaaaaattggCAATATAAAGTATAATGATATTTATCGATTCACCAGAAATTAAGTTTAAATTTGACATGcaccttgaaaaaaaaagataaattcggGTATGGACACTACCACTACCCTATTATTCATATACCGAATTTATGTTTTTTATATATCAATGTGTAAGTTGAGTTTGGATCTTACATTTTTTTAGAGGTGGTATATGTATTTGTACGAACGCTGTCAACTTTTTACAGAAATTTTCATGAATCATAACTACTTGGATGATTTTAAGCAAACAAGAATACAGAGATACCCCTCCCCTGGAGGGATCAAAACAGAGCAGAGTATCTCTGTAGCATTAATTTTCAGCTAGTGTACCTGCGAGTCAACGAAGAGCTCGTCGAAGGGCTTGAAGAGGCGGACGAGAGGCCCCCTCACCGTCCGATCACCCCGTGGGAGGACGCCGGCGTCCGTCGTGTGCCGGAAATCGTAGTCGGCCCTCATcttctccgccaccgccatgaAACTCTCGAACTCGCTGCCGCTAAGTTCGGGGAAAACTCCGACCTGCATCAGCAAGAGTATTTGACTGATGCATCGGGTCATTGTTTCGCTTATTTGTATGTTTATCCGAATCactttatttgtaaataaaaatattatttgtgagtaaaacttttatatatacatataaaaaagtaaatgctatttataattaaaaaacaaaaaatcaaatgtaCTTAAAAAAGTAAATgctatttataataaaaaaccaaaaattcaaatgtaaaattaaattttagtctcCCATCGTTTGGCTCTttccctaataagccaaaacagcTTATTAGgggataaaaataaatttatagataaaactttcatatatatatatatgttcttgatgacttaaaagccaatattaaaaaagaaattacgttaaaaatatcttaaaatcaatcttaaatttaagtttgaaaatttaaaatttgacttattCTTTGACTATTTAGGCCATCCAATGAGAGCCTTTAGCTtgtaagtataagcataaacagCTGATGCAGAGAGAAGAGGAGGTCAAACTCACGACGACCACGCCGTCGTTGGCGATGGAGTCGGCCgctggcggcgaggcggaggcagcGATCTCGACGGAGGCCGGGCCGGCCTGCCTCTTGAGGTAGGCGACGATGCCGGCGGCGTCCCGGGGCCCGGCGTAGTTGTGCGACCTGGCGCCGCGGTCCCGGAGGATCCTGATGGTGGGGTAGCCCTGCacgccgtgctcgccggcgaggcCCCGGTTCAGGTCGGCGCTGGCGTCGACCTTGGCGAGGACGACCGGCGGGTCGTGCGagcgcagggcggcggcggccgcctcgtACTCCGGAGCAAGCTGGTTGCAGTGGCCacacctgcggcggcggcgaagaggatTTGGTCAGCTGAGCTCAAGGTCAAAATCAGCAAGGCGCCATGGCGccgagccggcggcgaggaatgGGGTTTGCCTGTACAATGTACGTACCATGGGGCGTAGAACTCGACGACGATGAAGTCGTGCGCCCCCACCACCTCCGTGAAGTTGCCGGCGTCCAGCGTCAgcaccgcctccccctccgccgccgccgacgacgctagcagcagcagcgcaaATGCCGCTGCAAATGCCGTGGAGCTCGCCATCGCCGGAGAACACAGAAGAGGCGCGTGGTTTTCTTCTCCCTCCGTGCCTtggcgccggccgtcgtcgagaTCCAAACGACGCAGCGCGCTGCGCGAGGCGGCACTAGGTTTtgatggccatggcggcggcggcggcgtggccgggGCTCGTGGCCACATTGGGATTGGTTCTTTGTCAACGCCACGTGGCCTGATGCAAGCTTTCCATTTTAAAACTCTGGTGGTGAGCACAGGTCAGAAGCTCCGGATCAGAGCAGACAAAATAGCTGTGCCACTTTGTTCCGGATTAAGATCCTGTACGTTTAAAGTCACTGTGCTTTTGttactgacatgtggatccGATGGATTTAGATCGCTTTTGTTACTGCATGTGGATCCGATGAATTTAGATCCTCTACGTTTAAAGTTACTATGCTTTTGCATGTGGATCCGATGAATTTAGATCCTCTACATTTAAAGTTACTATGCTTTTGTTATGACATGTGGATCCAATGGATTAAGATCCTCTATATTTAAAGTTATTGACATATGAGTCAATGGTTCATCggatccacatgtcaatgaTAAAGTTACATGACTTTGAAGATTGGGGATCATGATCCCCTTGTTTAAATCTTTGCAAAAACTGCTTGTAATCTTGTCTCGTTTATACCATTGCAAAAAACCTTGCAAAAACTGCCTGCTTGTAATCTTgtcttgtactcttgtttatacCATTGCAAAAACTGCCTGTAATCTTGTGTGCTTTATGATACTTTGTGGTAACCAGGTGAGATCTCTAACACCCAGTATTGATCGAAAATTTAGCTAAAATTTACTGTTTCAAAATT of the Oryza sativa Japonica Group chromosome 2, ASM3414082v1 genome contains:
- the LOC9269000 gene encoding uncharacterized LOC9269000, with the protein product MEDDDDDFTFPAPAATATATAVAAAATSSLAPSSQGGLLWPFSSTMATADDDDAASGGQAVAATAPVAAARRVDEEEEEERMDQLWERDRDARAGDEERMDLLWEDFNDELLLQLRRRQQQRAAAGTPPSPSPSPAAAADDDDDEETPSSSPPGGGGGLYGCAPTMLRASSRAGAVGQFYGGRRGGGGGSRATTGWELLLRLFRKLFAVDKSSPSPAPPCRHHHRRHGSIYVP
- the LOC4329652 gene encoding protein disulfide isomerase-like 1-3, producing the protein MWPRAPATPPPPPWPSKPSAASRSALRRLDLDDGRRQGTEGEENHAPLLCSPAMASSTAFAAAFALLLLASSAAAEGEAVLTLDAGNFTEVVGAHDFIVVEFYAPWCGHCNQLAPEYEAAAAALRSHDPPVVLAKVDASADLNRGLAGEHGVQGYPTIRILRDRGARSHNYAGPRDAAGIVAYLKRQAGPASVEIAASASPPAADSIANDGVVVVGVFPELSGSEFESFMAVAEKMRADYDFRHTTDAGVLPRGDRTVRGPLVRLFKPFDELFVDSQDFDRDALEKFIESSGFPTVVTFDTSPANQKYLLKYFDNAGTKAMLFLSFSDDRAEEFRTQFHEAANQYSANNISFLIGDVTASQGAFQYFGLKESEVPLVFILASKSKYIKPTVEPDQILPYLKEFTEGTLAPHVKSEPIPEVNDQPVKTVVADNLREVVFNSGKNVLLEFYAPWCGHCQKLAPILEEVAVSLKDDEDVVIAKMDGTANDVPSDFAVEGYPSMYFYSSGGNLLPYDGRTAEEIIDFITKNKGSRPGEATTTESVKDEL